cgttggcgcacgatcctaattacgcggttgtgcaactcagcatcccgaacttgtctatagacaaaatgataaaaatcgaCCTCTCACctaattaaacaaacaaacttatCAAAAACGATCACAGCAGTTTTCTCACCCGCTGAACGCATCAAGATTATTTTAGCTTCCAGTAATTTAACTCCGagaccagaaaaaaataaaaaatctgcaGATAATGACTTTTACAACAGAAACTGGCACAATTAATTGTCGATGACGTTCATTAGATTTCGTTGCACCCACAATCACGGTGCGACATGTCGTGATGGGCGTTGCGCAGCAATTTGCCACAATATACCGATCGGCACGAATCGATTGGACTGCAAtattgaattgaaacaataatcaAGTCAAATTGTATTCATCtgtaatatgaaataaaactgtTGATTAACATTCGAATGATTATCCTACAACacaatcaaagaaaacaaaattcaagttAATTGGTTGACACATTATCAACATCAGAATTGCAGGAGGAAGTCGACTTGCGATCGAGGACTTGCCTTTTGTTCAGGGAAATAAAGGATCGCAAATCTGAATTTTTAGTAATGTATTTGTAGATTATCACACAAGTAaaccatgaacaaaaaaaataaattgtagaTTGATCTACAATCTTTGCATAGATggaatttaaatgaaaaatgcaaCATTGTCAATCAACACGGTTGggaatcaattttaaaaaggctaaaaatgtaaaatggaTCTTGTATAAGTCAGTTCCAGTCAATCATTAACAAGCCGGGCAGCCTCCGTGGCCACCACCATATCCACCGCCGAATCCACCATAAGAACCGCCACCACCAACAGCTGTGGCTTGAGCGGCCTGGGCGGCGGAATAGGCCTTGTTGGCCGCTTGCTGGGCAGCGGCAAGATCGGCCAGTGAAGCCTGTTGCTTGTAAGCCAATGCCTGGGCGTTCGATTGGGCTTGATACGCCATCTGTGCCTGAGACGCCTGTTGTGCCTGGGCGGCCTGAAGGGAAGCGACAGCCTGGGCAGCGTGAGACTGGGCAGCCTTGGCGGCACCGGCTAGAGCTTGAGCCTGTTGCAAAGCCTGGACTTTGGTGGCTTCGGCAGCCTGAACGGCCTGAGCAGCCTGTGCAGCCTGGGCAGATTCGGCGAATGCGGCGGCTTGTGCGGCTTGAGCGGCCTGTGAAATCTGGGCAGCCTGGGCTTGCTTAGCTGCAACTACGGCCTGGGCCTGTTGGGCAGCCTGGACGGCCTGGGCGGCGAGAGTCGCTTGCGCTTGTTGGGCGGCCTGTGAGGCAGCTCCGGCTTGGGCATTCTGGGCAGCTTTTGCGGCATTTGCTGCTTCCTGGGCAATGGCTGCAGCTCCACCATAACCGACCCCATATCCACCAGCTCCTCCTCCGGCCCCTCCACCATATCCTCCACCTCCACCCCCATATCCACCTCCGCCGCTCGCAAATCCACGTTTCTCCTGATAATTGACATGATATTTTACTAATTCTATACGAGTTATTTACTGATTGAATTCAACTTACACGGGCCTGTTCGTCGCTTTTGTTTTCCTCGACATTGGCAGCAGTTTCAGCTTCGCTGATGACGGCAGCTTGAAGAGCAGCTACGAAAcctttaaataacaaaattatctTAAGtctcatatttttaaaaaattaaataagccTTCATCAACAGTAGCTAAAAAATCGTCATAATTACCAAAGATGATCAAATAACGAAGTGcaactttcattttcttaaaattatgGAGAGACGAATGATACGGAGAGCAAATGACTTTGTCGTGTTGATCGTTGGTGAACACTGATGATTTCCTGGATCTATCACCGCCGTTAAATATTGCTTGACGGCTTCACTTCCGCACAATGGCTCATCGTTTTTCCCGGTAAAAGCGGGTAAAAGGACAAGATGACAGTTGCCACCTTCCACTATATTTCACTCATTGTAAATGTTTCtgctttttcttattccagTCGTTTTCACTGATCTTTTCATGCATTTTGGCTGCGCAACAATGTCGTCTTTTAGCTCCCCGTAGCTTGTTGGATAAAGTCGTCATTCTCGATTGGCAGCCATCGAAttgtctgttttctttttcctatagGAAGGCGAAAGTTTCTTagcaaaaaataattgaaaacacTGGAATGTGGAATTAATGTGTTCTCCCACTGTAATTCCATTTACTAGTCTAGACATTTCATTCAGCTTAGTTCAAccctaaaatttgaaaaaaaggaagatccCTGGAAATGTAGGGAAAAGCCACGGTGTTTGGTGTACGTTCCAGTTGACTGCATTTAGAAATCAAACTTTCGAtcgattcttttcgttttcattATCCCCATTATCCCTGTCACAATTGGCAAAACTGGTTGCAAAATTATGTCACCAATGGAATTAGACATTATAGGCCACTGTACTTAAATGCGGTTACCCATTTCATTATTAATCGGATGAAATCTTCCAGTATGCATTGCAAATCCCAGTGTCCCAGCGCGGTTGTTAAGAATAAGTCGTATAATACAAGACGCGGATGACAGGCAAAGATAATGCGTTGACAATTTCGATGGGAATTGCATTTGATTGACTTACATTGCCGATGAGGGTGTGCTGTCCATATTCTGGGAATAAACAGGAGTGACCGTGAGAATTGCCGAGTGAACGTCGTCGCCCTTGAAAAGGGATTGTAAGTCAGCGCAGTAGTTGTCAGCAATAATATCACAGAGATTTAGGGCGGTAGCAGCACATTCTTATACTACATGCACACACGATCAGCACAAATGCCGAAGCGAAggtcgttgttgttgggtgTGTCGGTTGCGGTAAGTAATGCAGAACCAGTTATTTAGTCCAGTTGAAGGGCGAAGAGAGACTCTAGTAGTTGCCCAGCAGTGGACACATGTGGATAAGATCGCATCAGTTGTATTTAGTGCGCAGCAGCGCAGCTTCGATTTCATAATTATTTTCCGTCAACAGAATCACTCGAGTTTTGATTACTCAACAGTTGGTGCGTCGTTTTATTGTGTTGtgatttcatttgaatattagttgaaaatgttgaTGTCACTAAACGGTTACCGTCATCAAGGAGAACTGAGACACAAGTAAAAATTCCCCCCTTCTCGAATCTAATAACATTAGACAAAATCCTAATTCATTTATCATTTGGATTGATTATCTACAGCCGAAGAAGCGCTTTCCTCCGATGGCTGACGGTGACGTTCTTGTTCGTGAATTTAGTGGCCTGCCTCGCCCTCATCACTCTCATTTACGATCAAAACGAAATGCTGAAGGAAACAACGCCAAACGAACAACTCTTCCTGTCAAACACCAATAACAATAAAGTAATTCCAGTTCAAGATTTAAATAAAAGACTTAACATAATTGGACGAATTTCACAGGAAAAATATCCGggaatcatcatggccaagaTCAATCTCTAGGAAGAATCTCGcttggaaaaaattaaagaactgGTTTTCGATATCAACCCTCATGTAAATATTAGCGTGCGAATAGTGTAGATATAAAGACGCCAACATCACCTCAATAAATGGACATTTTCAtaataatgttttcttttaccGTATATCTGCTAAAGTTCAAGAACTAATTCTAATCACTTATAGCTACATGGTTTGTTTACGCAACCAAAGTTTCGTAACTCTAAGGTCACTATGATATTGATTTCATCCAGCTAATGCATGGGGTTTCAGCTAATCAGCTAGAAAAAGTGAATGTCTTGGAAAAAATacataacttgaaaaaattcatgtctTGGGGAAAAAAGTCCAGCATAATAAGTAAGCGCATTTAATTAATAACTAAAATGTATTTTGAGGCCACGAATATGATGGATAAAACAGGGAATTGTGCTACAAAGAACTTTCGTCAATTTTAAGTAGACATGCCTTTATATGCGGGAAGGTTAAATAAagggaaaacatttgaatgaaacTATTGTTACGTATTGTTATATAAACTTTCTAGTTATCCGTGATATCGGTTTCCACCGCTGGTGTAACCACCGGCCGTAGCGGCTGCTTGAGCGGCTTGAGCGGCCGAAAAGGCCTTAGTGGCCGCCAGTTGAGTTGCAGCCAAACTGTTTTGCAAAGCGTACAATTGGGAACCCGAATTGTAACCGTAAGACGACGAAGGATATCCGCCAGAGTAAGTCGACCCGCCGTTATACCTTCCGTAATGGGAAGAAGAGAACGAAGCCGCTTGGGCAACCTATTTAGGATTATCAATAAGCCAACAATGAAATAATTAGGCCTAAAATACAAGGGATAAAATTTTACCTGGGCGGCTTGAACCGCAGAAATCACTTGTTGCTGTTGGGCAACGGCGACTGCTGTTTGAGCCTATCGTGTcgacaattaaatttttaagacgttaaattaaaacaattggttcatttgaaaatataaCCTGCTGGACAGCAGCGACTGCTTGTGCGGCTTGAGCGGCTTGTGCGGCTTGAGCGGCTTGTGCTGCTTGtgctgcggcggcggctgcagcAGCGGCCGCAGCGGCCGCACCTGCTGTGGCTCCGTACGATCCATATGCACCGCCGTAACCCCCATATCCTCCGTACGACCCTCCATAACCGGAAGCAATTCCTCTCTTGTCCTGGAAGAAAAAGTATCAAATCGTTGAGCAATAGTTCAATAGCAACAAAGGAACAGCACAAAAAGTAATTTACTCTCAAGGATTCAGTAGGTTCTTCTTCATTTGTCCCCAGAACAGAGGCAAAATTAAAGACGCCTGTAAATTCACGCAGATAATCAATTATGCATTTCAAAGTATATAGCTAAACGCATATTTTCTGATTCGTATAGTAGCCTTGTATTACCTAAAGCGAAAACTAGCGTCcggatggaaatcatttttcgtTGAAATCAGTGGTCCAGGTATTACTATGATGTAATTACTCTTTGAACTGATGCTGGCGGTTTAGCAGCCGTTGAGCAAAGCCGCGCAAAGCCGATGGAATTGAAGAGTTACTTCAGATTGCACTGACTGGCCATCAGCAAATCCACCGGGGTTTTAAAGGACTTTcgctctccttttttccaCATTCACTTTCTCGTCCAGAAGAATCCCATTCTATAGGTGCGTATACAGTCCATACAAATGCCAATAATAACAGATTCTGagtatagaaaaagaaatttccttgttgttgttgatcgaGTCGTACTAAGCGATCTGCCAATTGTCTCAGTGAAGACTCTGAGCCCCAACAATCGTCAGAATACAACCAACAAGTCAGAAAGTTTTGACTCGAAATGCTGGCGAGGGAAAACGACAGCTCATAGTGCAAATCAAATCTTGTCCTTATCCAATCTTATATTACTGCTTTAAACTCACTGGGTTTTCGGTTTTTGATCTACTCATATTCCATTTGATGATACTCTTCAATTTTGTACTCAAACACGAATAGTGCAGTTACGGCAAAATGGGTTAAAAAAGAGTGAATCGATTGTTTAGAATATCTTAAGAGATATTCTACGAGGACCTGATATTCTACAATGCTCAAATTCTCCTCCTGTCTATAAGCTAAAAACTATACATAGGCCTTCTTAATCTCATTCGATTCGGGTAATGTCTGCAATCACTTATGATGACATTAAGTAGGCTATCGAACGAATTATAATTGAAATGCAAAAGTCTGAGATTTCTTCGTATTATTTATTAAGTATATTTTAAGGCTTCAGATATATGTGTGCAATAGCGGGGATATGATTGTTCTACAATCATTCGGACAGGTAGTCAGCAGTAATACAAAATTATTGTATCAATTCGTTATTAATGATatcctccatggccaccaccATATCCCCCGCCGAATCCACCGTAGGAACCGCCACCGCCGACAGCTGTGGCCTGAGCGGCCTGGGCGGCGGAATAGGCCTTGTTGGCCGCTTGCTGGGCAGCGGCAAGATCGGCCAATTCAGCCTGCGATTGGTAGGCCAAGTGTTGGGCGTGGTGGACAGCGCTAGTCGATCCATAGCCACCGTAATGTGAGGCGGAGTATGCAGCTGCTTGGGCAGCCTATCAAACAAACGATCGTTGAATTCGTTAGCTTAATCGATATTAATTATTAACTTTATTAAAGACATAATACCTGTGAGGCCTGGACGGCATAAGCCGCTTGATGCTGCTGGGCAGCTACCACTGCTTGGGCCTTTAAAAGGCGTTGATGAAGGTGAACATGCGACATTAGAAAAGGTACGTGAATTAAAGTCAAATGTTTAAgtaggtaataataatacctgTTGGGCAGCATGAACGGCCTGAGCCGCGAGAGTCGCTTGCGCTTGGTGGGCGGCCTGATATGCAGCACCAGCCTGGGCATTCTGGGCAGCTTTTGCGACATTTGCGGCTTCCTGAGCGATAGCAGCCGCTCCACCATAACCGACTCCGTATCCACCAGCGTGACCGTGATCGCCATAACTGGATCCCCCATATCCCCCGTATCCGGAAGCGATTCCTCGCTTTTCCTGATGTACGACCACACTTTTAGgtacaaataatttaaaagaagCCAACACGTCAATTGCGTCATACTCTCAACAACTGGGTATTAGGTTCTCCATCTGCTTCCAGCAATAGCGAAGCAGCATTAACGATACCTGCAAGTCAATCAACACATCAACTGCTAATTCGAATTTCTTATTCACTGATAGAAAGATATCTGACAGCCACAATTAATGTAGCAAGAAGGGTCTGATAAGACGTAGCCTACCTAAAGCGAAAATTAAAGTACGAATGGCATTGGCAAACATGATTtcctatttcttttcaaaaaaagccGTGCAGGTATTTCTAAATGGTATAAGGGGTTGACGATAAGAGCAAACCGACGAGTTCAAGTCACAAAGTTGCACTGACTTGCTTCAGATCACTGCCAGCATCCACTTTGGTTTTTAAAGGAAGTTTCCCTTTCCTGTCAGACTATGACTTTCTCCTAGACCATTCCCCTATTCTAACCGTTTTATTGCACCATTACAGTCCATACATACAATTTTACAATAACCTATTTAAAGAACATGAGCCAAGCAATGTTGGGTAATTGTTGTTCGAGTTCACACTGTACGGTCATGCGGCCACTCGTCATAAAGGATTGAACAAAGCACTCGGAAATGAGAAATTGACTTCAAATTGCTGACAAAAGTTAACTGCGTCGTACATTGAATTCATTATTCATACTTGGGCCACTAAAACGTTGTTATTCTCAATGAGAGACGCTTTACAGTACGTTCAGTCGTTCATTGGCATAAGCCTATCTAGCCTATTCAGAATGCATTCGTGTAGTGGTGTTGTTGCGCAAAGATACAAAGGACAAACCAATAGTGTTTCTGAATGTATGACTTAGAATATTATTTACGAGTGAGATATTTTAGCATGCTCATATTGCTCATTtagtatttattttaaaaaagaatgaacctcttttttaaataattcaaattcatctcGTAACGTCGTGTTCTGTGGATCGAGAGAAATTTGCACAACAATTTTACGTGTACTCTTTCAAATAATACTGTTTTCAATAAATCACTAACTAGCTGAATCATTTGAGATGAATAGAGAAATTTCGTCGAAAGCAGGTCCAAATAATAACATATTTTCGAAAGATGGCCGAATGATACTTGCTGGTATTTatgttgaattgaaattgaacaaGACAAATTCATCTAATTTACCATAAACCGATAGGGtctctttatttttgtgtCACGAGTACATTAGTGTGGGAAATACGGATTGATCTACAATCCTCGCAAAAACACCATTAACATTTTTCGCATTTCGATCTCATGAGAAAAGGATGGATTCTTTCAGGTTGTTTTTCAGTCAATCATTAACAAGCTGGGCAGCCTCCGTGGCCACCACCATATCCACCGCCGAATCCACCATAAGAACCGCCACCACCAACAGCTGTGGCTTGAGCGGCCTGGGCGGCGGAATAGGCCTTGTTGGCCGCTTGCTGGGCAGCGGCAAGATCTGCCAATGAAGCCTGTTGCTTGTAAGCCAATGCCTGGGCGTTGGCTTGGGCTTGATAGGCCATCTGTGCCTGAGACGCCTGTTGTGCCTGGGCGGCCTGAAGGGAAGCGACAGCCTGGGCAGCGTGAGACTGGGCAGCCTTGGCGGCACCGGCCAGAGCTTGAGCCTGTTGCAAAGCCTGGACTTTGGTGGCTTCGGCAGCCTGAACGGCCTGAGCAGCCTGGGCAGCCTGGGCAGATTCGGCGAATGCAGCGGCTTGTGCGGCTTGAGCGGCCTGTGAAATCTGGGCAGCCTGGGCTTGCTTAGCTGCAACTACGGCCTGGGCCTGTTGGGCAGCCTGGACGGCCTGGGCGGCGAGAGTCGCTTGCGCTTGTTGGGCGGCCTGAGAGGCAGCTCCGGCTTGGGCATTCTGGGCAGCTTTTGCGGCATTTGCTGCTTCCTGGGCAATGGCTGCAGCTCCACCATAACCGACCCCATATCCACCAGCTCCTCCTCCGGCTCCTCCACCATATCCTCCGCCTCCACCACCGTATCCACCTCCGCCACTAGCGAATCCACGTTTCTCCTGATAATTGACATAATGTTTAATTAATCCTACATGTTATTTACTAATTGAATTCAACTTACACGGGCCTGTTCGTCGCTTTTGTTTTCCTCGACATTGGCAGCAGTTTCAGCTTCGCTGATGACGGCAGCTTGAAGAGCAGCTACGAAACCTAAAGACAcaatgaaaaaacagaaagattTAAGTTTACGATTGAAAAAGATTGAATTATAACTCTGTAGTGGTAAAATGTTTTGCCAAATTCACCCAAGACAATGAGATAACGAAGAGTGAGTTTCATTTTGTTCAAATGAGATTGGAAGGTTTGACTTTGCTGAGTGATTGTCGAACactgatgattttttttgaatatttcttgCCTTAAATATCTATCCTTGTTCTTATTGTCCAACAGTTGCCAACTGGGTGATCATTCGACCACCTCCTTTCGGCGTTTCACTTATTctttgaatggtctttgatgGAATCGGCAGCACTCGGATAACGTACCGTAACTGGCATTGAAAGGTACTTTTTATCGTGCGAAAATTCGTTTTGCACCTGTACCCGTACTACCCATCATTTGCATAAACgacacaaaacaaataatgaacAGCCCAATTAGTTTATGCTCTTTGATCGTTTTTGTCTCCGAGTGTTTGATTGAACTAATCGGCGCAATGATTCTGATTTCACTTTCCTTTTCGGTGAGCTTTTGTTGGAATTCTAATAATTGGTTCAATAACTGTTGAGCTTTCTCTAAgtgaattgaaattcaatGGAGGACAGAAAAAGGCACCCATAAATGCTGAAATTTGTCTTCCGCCAATTTGTGATTTCTTGGTATCTTTTGTCTTGGAGGAAATGGATTCCACTGGGATATTACAAACCGTGAAACCTATTTAGGTTATCTGTTTAAAAAGGGAGTTGGGTCTTTTGTTTCACAGATTATCCAAATTTCTAGTCACGACGAGCtattaatcaataaaaaaaaaacgaaagttcCCACATAATTAATTAAGTTTATAACTTTATCGGAAGACGAAAAATCTACGTTTTCAAAATTCGGACAAGTCCAAACTGGTTATTTTCATGACTGtaacttgtttgtttttacatcAAAATGGAAAGGAAGAGTACGAATTCCACGAGAAAATTCCCTACAATGCGGAAAATGGATACTTCCAAACATTCCCaccaggaaataaaaataaaaagtttatcGTTTTGATACTAATACCTTTTTTGTTGGTCGAATGTTATGCAAATTTGAACTCAGCAACGCATAACAAGACAAGTCAAAGTCGATTTATTCTAATTTTAGTAATTGGAGCCATTGTTGTTGCTCCACgcagtttattttattttggcgcGATTTCACAATGTGCCTACCATTCCCCTACCGGGATGAAAAAACCCGCGCCAAAAAACCACTAGCGAAACTAGCGGGAAAAAGATTAAttgcaatttcttttctttctctcccgtgTGTGTGACACGTGAACATCTCTCCCGACTCTCTTGATACATCATGGTAGTGTTGACCAACGtgtgaacatttattttcttgttgattaCCGTTCTTTTGACTTGACAAAGAAATTGACATGTGTAAGTAGTACTAATCTATTCTTTAATCATAATTCATTAAATCGTTAAGTCATATAGTGTATTTGTGTTCTATCCTTCCAGTTAAACATGCTAAGAATGCGACCAGTTACAGCCCATTCGCAGCTCTTGCATATGGAATTCGTAAAAAGGTAAAGGAGATGCAGAGTAACAATAGAAATTGTGCCTAAATCAAGTATTTTTTAGCGACCATAGCTGGGGAATCCTTTGTAGCCAGCTACGTTGGATGGATAACCAGCCCCACTACTGGCAACCGAGTTGTAATGGAATCCAGCTTGGGCTGCACCATTGGCCGCCCATGCAGCAGCCTGAAGACCACCTTGCTGGGCAACATAATTACCACGAGCAGCAGAGGCCAAAAAGTTTTGGCTAGCCCGGTATCCGTTGACGAAATTGTTGGCTCCAGTACTGACCGCGTGAAGGGCGATACCGTCGACCACAGTATTAACTCCACTCAATGAACCGTGATAACCACGACCACGACGAACCTGaaaggtaaattattttagcTCTAGTCAGACATTGTTGAGTTTTAGTCAATTTACGCGGTGAAGGACAGGTTGGGGCTGCTCTTCGTCATAGAAGCTCAATGCAGCTCCGATCATCATCGCTGTTGATGTTGTGAGTCGATAGGAATAAGGGAATCTggttagattttatttttaaaatttcttttatttttaattacctAGAACCAAGACAGTTGTAGCACGTTTCATGTTGCTGAAGTGTTGTTAGTCGGATGAGGAATGATATGCACCTGCTGAAAACGTTTATTTATAGGAGCAAAGGCCTCATAGGTTTCACTTTCATTTCCTATTTGCCATGGCTGCCATAACACCCCACTATTTGTAAATGACAAAACATTCACGCCACTTGGTGCAGAACGATATTAACGCCTCAGACGAGAGAGAAGTTACAGTTTAATTTGGGCAAAAATGGTTCCGTTTGAGATAGGAAACACCACTATCATTCCATTCATTTACTAATTCAAAGTGGGGTAGCTTGAAAAACTTTCGAATCTTCTCGTAGTAACAATTTTTACATAATAGCAGGTACCTTtcatctcgtttttttttcgccgcAAACCTATGCTGTTGCCTTTGCTACCAAATGGTGGTCATAATTTTTCCTAAAATCATTATCAGCAAAACGTTGgcaataattgaaattttgaatttgtctATTTTCCTATCTGACATTTCATTCTATCGATTTTTTCGCAATCAGATTTTTATGCTACATCTTAATCATGAACAATTTCTGTCGTTTCATTCAACCCCGTTGTGATGCAGATTTCTCCCTTTAATATTAAGACacgtttttaatttagagCATAACGTATGTGtatttcaagtaaaatttGTATGCCTGCATAACTGTTTAATATCCAATCAACCACAGAAGGAAGAGTTGCAACAAAATGTTAATTCAATATCCTATTTTATCCTTTTTAACGACCATAGCTAGGGAATCCTTGGTAACCAGCGACATTGGATGGATAGCCAGCCCCGCTACTGGCGGCCGAGTTGTAACCAAAACCGGCAGCTGTGGCACCACCTCC
The sequence above is drawn from the Daphnia pulicaria isolate SC F1-1A chromosome 1, SC_F0-13Bv2, whole genome shotgun sequence genome and encodes:
- the LOC124348801 gene encoding glycine, alanine and asparagine-rich protein-like isoform X2, with protein sequence MKLTLRYLIVLGFVAALQAAVISEAETAANVEENKSDEQAREKRGFASGGGGYGGGGGGYGGGAGGGAGGYGVGYGGAAAIAQEAANAAKAAQNAQAGAASQAAQQAQATLAAQAVQAAQQAQAVVAAKQAQAAQISQAAQAAQAAAFAESAQAAQAAQAVQAAEATKVQALQQAQALAGAAKAAQSHAAQAVASLQAAQAQQASQAQMAYQAQANAQALAYKQQASLADLAAAQQAANKAYSAAQAAQATAVGGGGSYGGFGGGYGGGHGGCPAC
- the LOC124349648 gene encoding uncharacterized protein LOC124349648: MKRATTVLVLAMMIGAALSFYDEEQPQPVLHRVRRGRGYHGSLSGVNTVVDGIALHAVSTGANNFVNGYRASQNFLASAARGNYVAQQGGLQAAAWAANGAAQAGFHYNSVASSGAGYPSNVAGYKGFPSYGR
- the LOC124349147 gene encoding glycine-rich cell wall structural protein 1.8-like, yielding MFANAIRTLIFALGIVNAASLLLEADGEPNTQLLREKRGIASGYGGYGGSSYGDHGHAGGYGVGYGGAAAIAQEAANVAKAAQNAQAGAAYQAAHQAQATLAAQAVHAAQQAQAVVAAQQHQAAYAVQASQAAQAAAYSASHYGGYGSTSAVHHAQHLAYQSQAELADLAAAQQAANKAYSAAQAAQATAVGGGGSYGGFGGGYGGGHGGYH
- the LOC124349331 gene encoding cuticle protein 65-like encodes the protein MISIRTLVFALGVFNFASVLGTNEEEPTESLRDKRGIASGYGGSYGGYGGYGGAYGSYGATAGAAAAAAAAAAAAAQAAQAAQAAQAAQAAQAVAAVQQAQTAVAVAQQQQVISAVQAAQVAQAASFSSSHYGRYNGGSTYSGGYPSSSYGYNSGSQLYALQNSLAATQLAATKAFSAAQAAQAAATAGGYTSGGNRYHG
- the LOC124348801 gene encoding glycine, alanine and asparagine-rich protein-like isoform X3; amino-acid sequence: MKVALRYLIIFGFVAALQAAVISEAETAANVEENKSDEQAREKRGFASGGGGYGGGGGGYGGGAGGGAGGYGVGYGGAAAIAQEAANAAKAAQNAQAGAASQAAQQAQATLAAQAVQAAQQAQAVVAAKQAQAAQISQAAQAAQAAAFAESAQAAQAAQAVQAAEATKVQALQQAQALAGAAKAAQSHAAQAVASLQAAQAQQASQAQMAYQAQSNAQALAYKQQASLADLAAAQQAANKAYSAAQAAQATAVGGGGSYGGFGGGYGGGHGGCPAC
- the LOC124348801 gene encoding glycine, alanine and asparagine-rich protein-like isoform X1, which produces MKLTLRYLIVLGFVAALQAAVISEAETAANVEENKSDEQAREKRGFASGGGGYGGGGGGYGGGAGGGAGGYGVGYGGAAAIAQEAANAAKAAQNAQAGAASQAAQQAQATLAAQAVQAAQQAQAVVAAKQAQAAQISQAAQAAQAAAFAESAQAAQAAQAVQAAEATKVQALQQAQALAGAAKAAQSHAAQAVASLQAAQAQQASQAQMAYQAQSNAQALAYKQQASLADLAAAQQAANKAYSAAQAAQATAVGGGGSYGGFGGGYGGGHGGCPAC